The Cohaesibacter intestini genome includes a window with the following:
- the mazG gene encoding nucleoside triphosphate pyrophosphohydrolase translates to MAPSRDIEMLVEIMQRLRDKESGCPWDIEQTFASIIPYTIEEAYEVQDAIERNDMHDLREELGDLLLQVVFHAQMGSELADEPARFDFGDVVHAITKKMIRRHPHVFGDAGERGKALVREAWEAIKQEEKAERAIHRAELGLEDGTKGLLDDVPRGLPSMKAAVKLQKQAGRVGFDWNDPKLVLDKIIEEAQEVRAELDQADGTNDEAIKDEIGDLLFAVANLARHMHVEPDEALAATNQKFRDRFGFIEQELEQQGRSLEAASLDEMEQLWQQAKKK, encoded by the coding sequence ATTGCCCCTTCCCGCGACATTGAGATGCTTGTCGAGATCATGCAACGGTTGCGCGACAAAGAGAGCGGTTGTCCATGGGACATTGAGCAGACCTTTGCATCAATCATTCCCTATACGATCGAAGAAGCCTATGAGGTGCAAGATGCGATCGAGCGCAATGACATGCATGATTTGCGCGAGGAGTTGGGAGACTTGCTGTTGCAAGTTGTCTTCCATGCTCAGATGGGCAGTGAACTGGCGGACGAGCCGGCGCGCTTCGACTTCGGCGATGTGGTTCATGCCATCACCAAGAAGATGATCCGACGCCACCCTCATGTCTTTGGCGATGCGGGTGAGCGTGGCAAAGCCTTGGTGCGGGAGGCATGGGAAGCAATCAAACAGGAAGAAAAAGCGGAGCGTGCCATCCACCGGGCCGAGTTGGGGCTGGAAGATGGGACCAAGGGTCTGCTGGATGATGTGCCGCGCGGGTTGCCGTCCATGAAGGCAGCGGTGAAACTGCAAAAGCAGGCCGGTAGAGTCGGGTTCGACTGGAATGACCCGAAGCTTGTGCTCGACAAGATCATCGAGGAAGCCCAAGAGGTGCGGGCTGAGTTGGATCAGGCCGACGGCACCAATGATGAGGCCATCAAGGATGAGATTGGCGATCTGCTGTTCGCTGTGGCCAATCTTGCGCGTCACATGCATGTGGAACCCGATGAGGCACTGGCTGCGACCAACCAGAAGTTCCGCGACCGCTTTGGCTTCATCGAACAGGAGCTGGAACAGCAGGGCCGCTCGCTCGAAGCCGCCTCACTTGATGAGATGGAACAGCTTTGGCAGCAGGCCAAGAAAAAGTAA
- the mnmD gene encoding tRNA (5-methylaminomethyl-2-thiouridine)(34)-methyltransferase MnmD has product MPKQPELVWLDNLTPKSTRFDDTYYSRADGLEETRYVFLDGNGLPDRWRAGDNPVIGELGFGTGLNFLATWLAYGAAVNGLDGSARSAQQSLTFVSVEKYPMDRMSLLTALSPWEILHPLANQLAAAWQPEQAGWQALSFDGVRLLLYIGDAVDALATMPVTVDAWYLDGFNPKTNPDLWSGALMQAVFDASTDHATLASYTAAGWVRRNLQAAGFSIAKRKGFGHKRDMITGCKPPSSLSSHSEK; this is encoded by the coding sequence ATGCCTAAACAGCCCGAACTTGTCTGGCTGGACAATTTGACCCCCAAATCCACACGCTTTGACGATACCTATTATTCCCGCGCCGACGGTCTGGAAGAAACACGTTATGTGTTCCTTGATGGCAATGGCCTGCCGGATCGCTGGCGAGCGGGCGACAATCCGGTAATTGGTGAATTGGGGTTTGGTACCGGATTGAACTTTCTCGCCACATGGCTTGCTTATGGGGCGGCGGTGAACGGTTTGGATGGCTCGGCGCGCTCTGCGCAACAGTCTCTGACATTTGTTTCGGTAGAGAAATATCCGATGGATCGGATGAGCCTTCTGACCGCTTTGTCACCATGGGAGATTCTGCATCCACTGGCCAATCAGTTGGCTGCCGCATGGCAGCCGGAGCAGGCTGGTTGGCAGGCACTGTCCTTTGATGGGGTGCGGCTGCTGCTCTATATCGGTGACGCGGTGGATGCACTCGCTACAATGCCTGTCACCGTCGATGCCTGGTATCTGGATGGCTTCAATCCGAAAACCAATCCGGACCTATGGTCGGGGGCGTTGATGCAGGCTGTGTTTGATGCCAGTACCGATCATGCCACGCTGGCCAGTTACACGGCGGCCGGTTGGGTACGGCGTAATTTGCAGGCCGCTGGCTTCTCCATTGCCAAGCGCAAGGGCTTTGGGCATAAACGGGATATGATCACCGGGTGTAAACCGCCTTCCTCCCTCTCCTCCCATTCAGAAAAATGA
- the trkA gene encoding Trk system potassium transporter TrkA has protein sequence MKVVICGAGQVGYGIARHLASEQNDVTVIDSSPALVSAIRDSLDVRGYVGHGAHPDVLARAGADEADMIIAVTLYDEVNMVACQVAHSIFNVPTKVARVRAQSYLEKHWADLFSREHLPIDVIISPEVEVGEMVLSRMAMPGAEDTVRFADGEVLMIAIECSEECPVVDTPLRQLTELFPDLNAVVVGIRRNATLFVPHAEDQMLAGDRAYVVVEREQVWRTLSIFGHEEGQANRVVIAGGGNIGRYVALAIEERRNRTRAKVIELNRDRAIKIANDFNDTIVLQGSALDRDILKEADIRDTDTLIALTNNDQVNILSCAMAKRMGCKRTMALLNDSHYPDLAYDLGIDSYVNPRSVTISKILQHMRRGRIRGVHAVEDGAAEGIEAEALETSPLVGRPLRSVEFPDGVRVGAIYRDGKVLSPNGDVSIQAGDRVILFALADRVKQVELLFRVSFEFF, from the coding sequence ATGAAAGTGGTGATTTGCGGCGCGGGGCAGGTTGGCTATGGCATCGCCCGGCATCTGGCATCCGAGCAGAATGACGTCACGGTCATCGACAGCTCACCCGCTCTGGTTTCTGCCATTCGCGACTCTCTCGACGTCCGAGGCTATGTTGGTCACGGCGCCCATCCCGACGTGCTCGCCCGTGCCGGAGCAGACGAAGCCGACATGATCATTGCAGTCACCCTGTATGACGAGGTCAATATGGTTGCCTGTCAGGTTGCGCATTCGATTTTCAATGTTCCGACCAAAGTGGCACGTGTCCGCGCGCAATCCTATCTGGAAAAACACTGGGCTGATCTCTTCTCGCGCGAACATCTGCCAATCGACGTGATCATTTCACCAGAGGTGGAAGTGGGCGAAATGGTTCTTTCGCGCATGGCGATGCCAGGAGCCGAAGACACCGTCCGTTTTGCCGATGGTGAGGTCCTGATGATCGCCATCGAATGCTCCGAAGAATGCCCTGTTGTCGACACACCCTTGCGACAGCTGACCGAACTGTTCCCGGATTTGAACGCAGTCGTTGTCGGTATCCGGCGCAACGCCACCCTGTTTGTGCCGCACGCCGAGGATCAGATGCTGGCGGGTGACCGCGCCTATGTGGTTGTTGAACGCGAACAGGTCTGGCGTACATTGAGCATTTTCGGACATGAAGAAGGGCAGGCCAATCGCGTGGTCATAGCAGGCGGGGGCAATATTGGCCGCTATGTCGCCCTGGCCATCGAGGAACGGCGCAACCGCACGCGCGCCAAGGTGATTGAGCTTAATCGCGACCGCGCCATCAAGATTGCCAACGATTTCAACGATACGATCGTGTTGCAGGGCAGTGCACTTGATCGCGACATTCTCAAGGAAGCAGACATTCGCGACACCGACACATTGATCGCCCTAACCAACAACGATCAGGTCAACATTCTGTCCTGCGCCATGGCCAAACGCATGGGCTGCAAGCGCACCATGGCACTGCTCAATGATTCTCACTATCCGGATCTCGCTTATGATCTAGGGATTGATTCCTACGTGAATCCGCGCTCCGTTACCATCTCCAAGATCCTGCAGCATATGCGCCGGGGTCGCATTCGAGGCGTTCATGCGGTAGAAGATGGGGCCGCGGAAGGCATCGAGGCCGAAGCACTCGAAACGTCACCACTGGTAGGCCGCCCGTTGCGCAGTGTCGAGTTCCCCGACGGGGTTCGCGTAGGTGCCATCTATCGCGACGGCAAGGTGCTATCCCCCAATGGAGACGTCTCCATACAGGCCGGCGACCGTGTGATCCTTTTTGCTCTCGCCGATCGCGTTAAGCAGGTGGAGCTTTTGTTCCGCGTCAGCTTCGAATTCTTCTGA
- a CDS encoding sensor histidine kinase NtrY-like: MSHNEPKQKASLWRDPLDTLTDNISVSANQSDKRSWSRIAGLIMVILAVLSGMVSFVILLGLTSIEPTEQVIGIAMIINGVMLVLLTLMIGWEATRMLWARQKGRAGAGLHIRVMGLFALVAAAPTILVAIFASITLDQGLDRWFSSRTLAIINSSKTVADAYNQEHARVLRNELLGIGRVLNESEPYFLLAEDRFRAIFARQTRIRGIPAAFVVDGEGTEMMASPSRLNQPVPRMPTKDLLEQARSQPVLIALGESNLVAGIMRLDEFSDAYLFIVRVIDPVVSNFLRMTSENVQEYQAFFESRSSIQTAFAILYVGAGLIILLSTTWFAIGFANTLVSPIRRLISAAESVRNGDLFVQLPIDQRSSDFSNLNNTFNTMTMELRSQRDELILARDAMDARRRFTEAMLQGVSAGVIGVDATGLITLANPSVQDLLNARESDLLGEDLRDVLPEIAPLVEGAESKIGAHKEEQVAIVRDGIEHAMRVRVTSERGEEDVHSYVVTLDDVTDLVSAQRSAAWADVARRIAHEIKNPLTPIQLSAERLRRRYGNKVAEDDRKVFDQCVNTIVRQVGDIGRMIDEFSSFARMPKPVFEPGDLSEVIKQSVFLIEVANQDITFNTDIPEKMPGSFDQRLLSQAVANVVKNATEAIGRSEDKATSPGQITVCGKEDADAYCVRVIDNGVGLPSSNRQMLLEPYMTTRESGSGLGLAIVRKILQEHGGSIHLRDAQEVSDFASGACIEMRVPKVAEYQDEGADDGSEANYNSGLGLPASPATKTSEGE, from the coding sequence ATGTCTCATAACGAACCCAAACAAAAAGCCTCCTTGTGGCGTGACCCGTTGGATACACTGACCGACAATATCAGCGTCAGCGCCAACCAATCGGACAAGCGTAGCTGGTCGCGCATCGCCGGCTTGATCATGGTCATCCTGGCCGTGCTGTCCGGGATGGTTTCTTTCGTCATCCTGCTGGGTCTTACATCAATTGAGCCAACCGAGCAGGTCATCGGCATTGCAATGATCATCAACGGGGTCATGCTGGTGCTGCTGACCCTGATGATCGGTTGGGAAGCAACTCGAATGCTGTGGGCGCGCCAGAAGGGCCGCGCCGGGGCAGGGCTTCATATCCGGGTGATGGGCCTGTTCGCTTTGGTGGCAGCGGCCCCGACCATTCTGGTGGCGATTTTTGCCTCTATCACACTTGATCAGGGCCTTGATCGCTGGTTCTCGTCGCGCACGCTGGCCATCATCAACAGCTCAAAAACAGTTGCCGATGCGTACAATCAGGAGCATGCCCGTGTTCTGCGCAACGAGCTGCTCGGCATTGGTCGTGTGCTGAATGAATCCGAACCCTATTTTCTGTTGGCAGAAGACCGCTTCAGGGCAATCTTTGCGCGTCAAACCCGTATTCGTGGCATTCCGGCTGCTTTTGTCGTGGACGGTGAGGGAACGGAAATGATGGCCTCACCAAGTCGCCTCAATCAGCCGGTTCCCAGAATGCCAACCAAAGATTTGCTGGAACAGGCCCGCAGTCAGCCCGTATTGATCGCGTTGGGCGAGTCCAACCTCGTCGCCGGCATCATGCGGCTGGATGAGTTTAGCGATGCCTATCTCTTCATTGTGCGCGTGATTGATCCGGTGGTGTCGAACTTCCTGCGCATGACATCGGAGAATGTGCAGGAATATCAGGCATTTTTTGAAAGCCGTTCGAGTATCCAGACCGCCTTTGCCATTCTGTATGTTGGTGCGGGATTGATCATCCTGCTCTCCACCACATGGTTCGCCATTGGCTTTGCCAACACCCTTGTTTCGCCCATCCGGCGCTTGATTTCGGCGGCAGAAAGCGTCCGCAACGGCGATCTGTTCGTTCAGTTGCCAATCGATCAGCGTTCGTCTGATTTCAGCAACCTCAACAACACCTTCAACACCATGACCATGGAGCTGCGGTCCCAGCGGGATGAGTTAATTCTCGCACGCGACGCGATGGATGCCCGTCGACGTTTCACCGAAGCCATGTTGCAAGGGGTCAGTGCCGGTGTCATCGGTGTCGATGCGACTGGATTGATTACCCTTGCGAATCCGTCGGTTCAGGACTTGCTCAATGCAAGGGAAAGCGATCTCCTTGGGGAGGATTTGCGCGATGTCTTGCCCGAGATCGCTCCGCTGGTCGAAGGGGCCGAAAGCAAAATCGGGGCGCACAAAGAAGAACAGGTAGCCATTGTACGCGACGGCATAGAACACGCCATGCGCGTCCGCGTCACCTCGGAACGAGGCGAAGAAGATGTGCATTCCTATGTCGTTACCCTCGATGACGTGACCGACCTCGTATCTGCCCAACGGTCAGCTGCGTGGGCAGATGTCGCCCGCCGCATTGCCCACGAAATCAAAAACCCGCTGACACCCATCCAATTGTCAGCCGAGCGCCTCAGACGACGCTATGGCAACAAGGTGGCGGAAGATGACCGCAAGGTGTTTGACCAATGCGTGAACACCATCGTGCGTCAGGTTGGCGATATCGGCCGCATGATCGATGAATTTTCCTCCTTTGCCCGCATGCCCAAACCGGTATTCGAGCCCGGAGACCTGTCCGAAGTGATCAAGCAATCGGTCTTTCTGATTGAGGTGGCCAATCAGGATATCACTTTTAACACAGACATACCGGAGAAGATGCCCGGATCATTTGACCAAAGGCTTCTGTCGCAAGCGGTTGCCAATGTGGTCAAGAATGCGACGGAAGCGATTGGCAGGAGCGAGGACAAGGCAACCAGTCCCGGCCAGATCACCGTCTGCGGTAAAGAAGATGCGGACGCCTATTGCGTTCGGGTGATCGACAATGGTGTCGGCTTGCCAAGCTCCAACCGACAAATGTTGCTCGAGCCCTATATGACGACGCGTGAATCCGGCAGTGGTCTGGGATTGGCGATCGTAAGAAAGATCTTGCAGGAGCATGGCGGATCTATTCATTTGCGCGATGCACAGGAAGTGTCTGATTTTGCGAGTGGAGCCTGTATCGAAATGCGGGTGCCAAAGGTCGCGGAATATCAGGATGAAGGCGCTGACGATGGATCGGAGGCAAACTACAATTCCGGATTGGGATTGCCAGCCAGCCCTGCAACCAAGACAAGTGAAGGAGAATGA
- the hfq gene encoding RNA chaperone Hfq, whose amino-acid sequence MKYNNKAGLMAERAQNLQDTFLNHVRKTKTPLTIFLVNGVKLQGVVTWFDNFCVLLRRDGHSQLVYKHAISTIMPNGPLSLFEAGETNEKTEG is encoded by the coding sequence ATGAAATACAACAATAAGGCAGGACTTATGGCAGAAAGAGCCCAGAACCTCCAGGATACCTTTCTTAATCACGTACGTAAGACGAAGACACCATTGACCATTTTCCTCGTCAATGGCGTGAAGTTGCAAGGTGTTGTAACCTGGTTTGATAATTTTTGCGTGCTGCTGCGGCGTGATGGGCATTCCCAACTCGTTTACAAGCATGCAATTTCTACGATCATGCCAAACGGCCCGCTGTCTCTTTTTGAGGCTGGCGAGACTAACGAGAAAACTGAGGGCTGA
- a CDS encoding TrkH family potassium uptake protein produces MIAILYFLSILLGALGGLMLPTALVALSAGDSELAGSFLLTSGLTGFFSGGVYFALRGHKKELVNAQTFLLCVLAWFGLPLAGAFPFVISGQLNGIDSLFEAASGLTTTGSTMFRSLADVPTAMIFWRAILQWFGGLLTLLSFLLILAPSGIGGLPNQQVGVIERNLGDDAGRLLYVVRQIAAAYSVLTLTLAWLLIIADIPPFDAICLAFSTLSTGGFMPIDGTLAEYDNRMAELIIAMGMIIGSTSVLWHRMAVRGKFPLLREHMESIAMLVLVLSLGLLYSIVLFRLAGSASVLPPSSALRQGFFAAISLISTSGFELRHADVTVLPSLLVICVALVGATPFSTAGGLKLYRIGAMTLQAMSEISRLIHPSSVQGGRIGRSAFTVRLLKAIWSSFLLSMILIAVVAGMVTYDIGHFDGGLVAAISSFSNIGPLYTTGWSQVGAWPAYYDMDLIVKYALIVTMVLGRIEIIVLLGALNLNFWRR; encoded by the coding sequence ATGATCGCGATCCTCTATTTCCTGTCGATTTTGCTTGGCGCCCTAGGCGGGTTAATGCTGCCTACGGCCCTTGTCGCCTTGAGCGCAGGTGATAGCGAACTGGCAGGATCCTTCCTGCTGACATCCGGCCTGACCGGGTTTTTCTCTGGCGGGGTCTATTTCGCCTTGCGTGGCCACAAGAAGGAACTGGTCAACGCCCAGACCTTTTTGCTGTGTGTGCTGGCATGGTTCGGCCTGCCATTGGCCGGGGCCTTTCCGTTTGTCATTTCCGGTCAACTCAACGGCATCGATTCCTTGTTTGAAGCTGCGTCCGGGTTGACCACGACGGGTTCGACTATGTTTCGCAGCCTAGCCGATGTACCAACCGCAATGATTTTTTGGCGGGCGATCTTGCAATGGTTCGGCGGGCTTCTCACCCTGTTGAGCTTTTTGCTCATTCTGGCCCCGAGCGGCATCGGCGGCTTGCCCAATCAGCAGGTTGGTGTGATCGAACGCAATCTTGGCGATGATGCGGGGCGTCTGCTTTATGTGGTGCGCCAAATTGCGGCAGCCTATTCGGTTCTCACACTCACGCTCGCCTGGTTGCTGATCATTGCCGACATTCCCCCTTTTGATGCTATCTGTCTCGCCTTTTCCACTCTGTCGACTGGTGGTTTCATGCCAATTGACGGAACACTGGCAGAATATGACAATCGAATGGCGGAACTGATCATCGCAATGGGCATGATCATAGGCTCAACCAGCGTGCTCTGGCATCGAATGGCGGTACGCGGCAAGTTCCCGTTGCTGCGGGAGCATATGGAAAGCATAGCCATGCTGGTGTTGGTGCTTAGTCTGGGCTTGCTTTATTCCATTGTCTTGTTCCGCTTGGCAGGCAGTGCCTCCGTCTTGCCGCCGTCATCGGCGCTGCGTCAGGGTTTCTTTGCCGCCATTTCGCTCATTTCTACCTCGGGCTTCGAACTGCGCCATGCCGACGTCACCGTCCTGCCCAGCCTGCTTGTCATCTGTGTCGCCTTGGTTGGTGCCACACCATTTTCGACCGCAGGCGGTTTGAAACTCTATCGAATTGGCGCGATGACCCTTCAGGCAATGAGCGAAATTAGCCGTCTCATCCATCCCTCATCAGTGCAAGGAGGCAGGATTGGCCGCAGTGCCTTTACTGTCCGATTGCTCAAGGCAATCTGGTCATCTTTCCTGTTGTCGATGATTTTGATTGCCGTGGTTGCCGGCATGGTGACCTATGACATTGGTCACTTCGATGGCGGTCTTGTCGCTGCCATCTCCAGTTTTTCCAATATCGGCCCCCTCTATACAACGGGCTGGAGTCAGGTGGGCGCTTGGCCGGCCTATTACGACATGGATTTGATTGTCAAATATGCCCTGATTGTCACGATGGTTCTCGGGCGCATCGAAATTATTGTCTTGCTTGGGGCGTTAAATCTGAATTTCTGGCGTCGTTAG
- the hflX gene encoding GTPase HflX — translation MGNGVAEKGEGKLIDRRATPTRALVLVPILSTPLQNKAAAEGRLIRRTDDARLEEAAGLAAAIELDIIHVLRVPLNALRPATLLGTGKVAELGHLIKDEEIELVIMDHALSPIQQRNLEKEWGCKILDRTGLILEIFGRRAQTKEGRLQVELAHLNYQKGRLVRSWTHLERQRGGIGFMGGPGETQIEADRRALQDKINRLEKDLEQVRRTRGLHRSNRQKVPHPVVALVGYTNAGKSTLFNQLTGSNIFAKDLLFATLDPTLRTLALPHGRQIILSDTVGFISDLPTHLIAAFRATLEEVLEADVILHVRDIVHEDTGAQAADVASVLHDLGIEIYQDPRVIEIWNKIDLLEEEERQTILDRAALQQPSRTTGQLQPVALSATTGEGTDILLHEIEVKLAQNDNILSIHLGFEDGEGLAWLYRHCDVLERNDSEDGIDLTIRAPEKLQTELLNRFQVN, via the coding sequence ATGGGAAACGGGGTCGCTGAAAAAGGCGAAGGCAAACTGATTGATCGCCGAGCAACCCCGACCCGCGCACTTGTCCTAGTTCCGATTCTTTCCACACCGCTGCAAAACAAGGCCGCCGCTGAAGGTCGACTGATCCGGCGCACAGATGATGCACGTCTGGAGGAAGCCGCCGGATTGGCCGCAGCGATTGAGCTTGATATCATTCACGTTTTGCGCGTTCCTCTGAATGCCTTGCGTCCGGCAACGCTGCTGGGCACCGGCAAGGTGGCCGAACTGGGCCATCTTATCAAAGACGAAGAGATTGAGTTGGTCATAATGGACCACGCCCTGTCGCCAATCCAGCAACGCAATCTGGAAAAGGAATGGGGTTGCAAGATCCTTGACCGTACCGGTTTGATCCTTGAGATCTTCGGCCGTCGCGCCCAGACCAAAGAAGGTCGACTGCAGGTAGAGCTAGCCCATCTCAATTATCAAAAAGGGCGGTTGGTTCGCAGTTGGACCCACCTGGAACGCCAGCGCGGTGGCATTGGCTTCATGGGTGGCCCCGGTGAAACCCAGATCGAGGCTGACCGACGGGCCTTGCAAGACAAGATCAACCGCCTTGAAAAAGATCTCGAGCAAGTGCGGCGCACCCGTGGCCTGCATCGCAGCAACCGCCAGAAAGTGCCACACCCGGTTGTCGCTCTGGTCGGTTATACCAACGCCGGCAAGTCGACCCTGTTCAACCAGCTGACCGGCTCCAACATCTTTGCCAAGGATCTGTTGTTCGCAACGCTCGATCCAACACTTCGCACATTGGCTTTGCCTCATGGACGCCAGATTATTCTGTCCGACACGGTGGGATTCATTTCAGATCTCCCCACCCATTTGATCGCCGCCTTTCGGGCAACGCTCGAAGAAGTTCTTGAGGCGGATGTTATCCTTCATGTTCGCGACATCGTGCATGAAGATACCGGCGCACAGGCTGCCGATGTGGCCAGCGTGCTCCATGATCTCGGTATCGAAATTTATCAGGATCCACGCGTTATCGAAATATGGAACAAGATTGATTTGCTCGAAGAGGAAGAGCGGCAAACAATTCTCGACCGCGCCGCTTTGCAGCAGCCGTCACGCACGACAGGCCAGTTGCAACCCGTCGCCCTGTCAGCAACGACAGGCGAGGGCACCGATATCCTGCTGCATGAAATCGAAGTCAAGCTTGCACAGAATGACAACATTCTTTCGATCCATCTCGGCTTTGAAGATGGAGAAGGGCTCGCGTGGCTTTATCGTCATTGTGATGTTCTGGAACGAAATGACAGCGAAGACGGTATTGACCTGACGATCCGGGCACCGGAAAAGCTACAGACCGAATTGCTTAATCGCTTTCAGGTCAACTGA
- a CDS encoding sigma-54-dependent transcriptional regulator, giving the protein MTADILVVDDEVDIRELVAGLLEDEGYETRMAAHSDEALELIEKRRPSLIFLDIWLQGSRLDGLALLAVIKQKHPELPVVMISGHGGVETAVAAIKRGAYDFIEKPFKADRLILVAERALEASTLKRQVKDLKSRSGDTTKLVGSSSVMNHLRQTINRVAQTNSRVLISGQSGSGKELVARCIHQQSHRADNAFVAFSPIQFNDEDLEIALFGTEADGTSARKIGVLEEAHGGTIYFEEIADLPNEIQSKLTRVLTTSKFIRVGGQKPVQVDIRVISSTARNMQSMVEEGHFREDLFHRLNVVPLSVPALADRREDIPELVLHFMEMLSSTSGLPARRIGEDAMAILQAHNWPGNIRQLRNNIERLLILTKGDEQAIITADLLPSEVGETAPSVPGSGEAGEQIMSLPLKKAREVFEREYLKAQIARFGGNVSRTAEFVGMERSALHRKLKSLGVV; this is encoded by the coding sequence ATGACGGCCGATATTCTCGTTGTTGACGATGAAGTGGATATTCGCGAGCTGGTAGCGGGCCTTCTGGAAGATGAGGGCTATGAAACGCGCATGGCGGCCCATAGCGACGAAGCGCTCGAATTGATTGAGAAGCGACGTCCATCACTGATATTCCTTGACATTTGGCTTCAAGGATCGCGACTGGATGGCCTCGCCCTGCTCGCTGTCATCAAGCAGAAACATCCGGAGCTGCCAGTGGTCATGATCTCTGGTCATGGTGGCGTCGAGACTGCGGTGGCAGCCATCAAACGTGGGGCCTATGACTTCATCGAAAAGCCCTTTAAGGCTGACCGGCTGATACTGGTTGCTGAACGCGCCCTCGAGGCTTCGACTCTGAAACGGCAGGTCAAGGATCTGAAGTCTCGTTCTGGCGACACAACCAAGCTGGTTGGTTCGTCCAGCGTCATGAATCATCTGCGCCAGACCATCAACCGCGTTGCCCAAACCAACAGTCGCGTCCTGATTTCGGGCCAGTCCGGCTCCGGCAAGGAGCTGGTCGCACGCTGCATCCATCAACAATCCCACCGCGCCGACAATGCCTTTGTGGCTTTCTCTCCCATCCAGTTCAATGACGAAGATCTCGAAATCGCGCTGTTTGGTACCGAAGCCGATGGCACCAGCGCCCGCAAGATTGGCGTGCTGGAAGAAGCCCATGGCGGCACCATCTATTTTGAGGAAATCGCGGATCTGCCAAACGAGATCCAGAGCAAACTGACCCGTGTTCTGACAACCAGCAAGTTTATTCGCGTCGGCGGACAAAAGCCGGTGCAGGTCGATATCCGCGTCATTTCCTCCACCGCCCGCAACATGCAAAGCATGGTTGAGGAGGGGCACTTTCGCGAAGATCTATTCCATCGTCTCAATGTGGTTCCGCTCTCTGTTCCAGCCTTGGCAGACCGCCGTGAGGATATCCCGGAACTGGTTTTGCATTTCATGGAAATGCTCTCATCCACTTCTGGTTTGCCAGCCCGCAGGATCGGTGAAGACGCCATGGCGATTTTGCAGGCGCATAACTGGCCGGGCAACATCCGTCAATTGCGCAACAATATCGAGCGTCTGCTGATTCTCACCAAAGGCGACGAACAAGCCATCATTACCGCCGATCTTCTCCCCTCGGAAGTCGGAGAAACCGCGCCCAGTGTGCCGGGCAGCGGCGAAGCGGGCGAGCAAATCATGTCTCTGCCACTGAAGAAAGCCCGTGAGGTGTTTGAACGGGAATATCTCAAAGCCCAGATAGCGCGCTTTGGCGGCAATGTCTCAAGAACCGCAGAATTTGTTGGCATGGAACGATCCGCTTTACATCGAAAACTCAAGAGTCTGGGTGTGGTTTAG